A stretch of the Rhizomicrobium sp. genome encodes the following:
- a CDS encoding autorepressor SdpR family transcription factor, with amino-acid sequence MSDVFDALAHPVRRKILKLLRRRAMSAGELADRFDLAKPTLSGHFAVLKAADLVSAERQGTTILYRVNMSVLEEAAAAMMDLAGLRGAKESKT; translated from the coding sequence ATGAGCGACGTGTTCGACGCCCTGGCGCATCCGGTCCGCCGCAAGATCCTCAAGCTGCTGCGCCGGCGTGCGATGAGCGCCGGCGAGCTGGCGGACCGGTTCGATCTCGCCAAGCCCACCCTGTCGGGTCATTTCGCGGTGCTGAAGGCCGCCGACCTCGTCAGCGCCGAGCGCCAGGGCACCACCATCCTCTACCGCGTGAACATGAGCGTCCTGGAAGAAGCCGCCGCCGCCATGATGGACCTGGCCGGCCTGCGCGGCGCGAAGGAGTCGAAGACATGA